The Cellulomonas wangleii genome includes a region encoding these proteins:
- a CDS encoding electron transfer flavoprotein subunit beta/FixA family protein: MRIVVCVKFVPDIQSDRQLGPDGRVVRDGGDGTLNELDENAVEAALTLAEEHDGEVVVLTVGPDDAVDAVRKGLQMGADEAVHVLDDDVAGSDAIGTATVLAAAVRHLAADSPVDLVVTGMAGLDGLTSLLPAALAEELDLPALPLASALTVDPQARTVTATRRLDHATETLQAPLPALVSVTDGINEPRYPNFKGIMAARKKPVTTLTLADLGVDPATVGAAGARTQVLEAAPRPPREDRVLVTDTGDAGTRLAAWLVERKLV; encoded by the coding sequence GTGAGGATCGTCGTCTGCGTGAAGTTCGTCCCCGACATCCAGTCCGACCGGCAGCTCGGTCCCGACGGGCGCGTCGTGCGCGACGGCGGTGACGGCACCCTCAACGAGCTCGACGAGAACGCCGTCGAGGCCGCGCTCACGCTGGCCGAGGAGCACGACGGCGAGGTCGTCGTGCTGACCGTGGGCCCGGACGACGCCGTCGACGCGGTCCGCAAGGGCCTGCAGATGGGCGCCGACGAGGCGGTGCACGTGCTGGACGACGACGTGGCCGGCTCGGACGCGATCGGGACCGCGACGGTCCTGGCCGCGGCGGTGCGTCACCTGGCCGCGGACTCCCCGGTCGACCTGGTCGTCACCGGCATGGCGGGACTCGACGGCCTGACGTCGCTGCTCCCGGCCGCGCTGGCCGAGGAGCTCGACCTGCCCGCCCTGCCCCTGGCGTCGGCGCTCACCGTCGACCCGCAGGCGCGGACCGTGACGGCCACGCGCCGCCTGGACCACGCGACCGAGACGCTGCAGGCGCCGCTGCCGGCCCTGGTGTCGGTCACGGACGGCATCAACGAGCCGCGCTACCCGAACTTCAAGGGGATCATGGCGGCCCGCAAGAAGCCCGTCACCACCCTGACCCTCGCCGACCTGGGCGTCGACCCCGCCACGGTCGGCGCCGCGGGCGCCCGCACGCAGGTGCTCGAGGCGGCGCCGCGCCCGCCGCGGGAGGACCGTGTGCTCGTCACCGACACGGGCGACGCCGGCACCCGGCTGGCCGCCTGGCTCGTCGAGCGCAAGCTCGTCTGA
- a CDS encoding electron transfer flavoprotein subunit alpha/FixB family protein, giving the protein MTATPVLVLLDHAADGTLRPPVRELLTLARELAGDAGVHGVWAGAEDVAGALPVLAAQGVSTVHRLVADADPHLSAVLADGLQAALAASGATVLLLVSSFENKEAAARVAVRTGAGVVTDADGVVLEDGRVVAHKTVLAGTWTTRCAVTAPRAVVTVKANSVTAQDAAVPSTPAVVDLPVEVRPGSTRVHLVERTEHADSGRPDLGSAHVVVVGGRGTEGDFSVVEELADVLGGAVGATRVATDEGWIAHDAQIGQTGVTVSPRLYIGAGVSGAVHHRGGMQASGTIVAVNNDPDAPIFEIADFGVVGDLFTVLPQAAAELRRLQG; this is encoded by the coding sequence GTGACCGCCACCCCCGTGCTCGTCCTGCTCGACCACGCCGCCGACGGCACGCTGCGCCCGCCGGTGCGCGAGCTGCTGACCCTCGCGCGGGAGCTGGCCGGCGACGCCGGTGTGCACGGCGTGTGGGCCGGTGCCGAGGACGTCGCCGGGGCGCTGCCCGTGCTCGCGGCGCAGGGCGTGAGCACGGTGCACCGTCTGGTGGCCGACGCCGACCCGCACCTCTCGGCCGTGCTGGCCGACGGCCTGCAGGCCGCGCTCGCGGCCTCGGGCGCCACGGTGCTGCTGCTCGTCTCCTCCTTCGAGAACAAGGAGGCGGCGGCGCGCGTGGCCGTGCGCACCGGCGCGGGGGTCGTCACGGACGCCGACGGCGTCGTGCTCGAGGACGGGCGCGTCGTCGCGCACAAGACCGTGCTGGCCGGCACGTGGACCACGCGGTGCGCCGTGACCGCGCCCCGCGCGGTGGTCACCGTCAAGGCGAACTCGGTGACCGCGCAGGACGCCGCGGTCCCGTCCACGCCGGCCGTCGTCGACCTGCCGGTCGAGGTGCGCCCCGGCTCGACCCGCGTGCACCTCGTCGAGCGCACCGAGCACGCCGACTCGGGCCGCCCGGACCTCGGCTCGGCCCACGTCGTGGTGGTCGGGGGGCGCGGCACCGAGGGTGACTTCTCGGTGGTCGAGGAGCTGGCCGACGTGCTCGGGGGTGCCGTGGGCGCCACCCGCGTCGCCACGGACGAGGGCTGGATCGCGCACGACGCGCAGATCGGGCAGACCGGCGTGACCGTGTCGCCGCGCCTCTACATCGGGGCCGGCGTGTCCGGGGCGGTGCACCACCGCGGCGGCATGCAGGCGTCCGGGACGATCGTCGCGGTGAACAACGACCCCGACGCGCCGATCTTCGAGATCGCCGACTTCGGTGTGGTCGGCGACCTGTTCACGGTGCTGCCGCAGGCGGCGGCGGAGCTGCGTCGCCTGCAGGGCTGA
- a CDS encoding phosphotransferase family protein — protein MSADDVMALPLAFGGQRLDWRDLPRAVRERIETLAGARVTAEMSATSGFSPGFCAVLELTDGRAVFVKAVSADQNPHSPDLARAEIRAARALPPEVPAPALRWWDDDGHWVLLGFDAVHGRSPELPWRSDDLALVLRALDDLARCTPAPGHDLPRADDLLAEDFTGWRSMLRGTPQQREHVAELLEEPGRWALDHLDELVAWEQDALRVCAGDSLVHGDLRADNLMIEDGHDRVWLIDWPHACVGAPWIDLAFMLPSVMLQGGAGSDPAALFASSEAAQGVGADDLRSALAGLAGYFAWSSAQPSPTGIPNLRAFQAAQAGATLRWLRDLS, from the coding sequence GTGAGTGCCGACGACGTCATGGCGCTGCCGCTCGCCTTCGGCGGCCAGCGGCTGGACTGGCGTGACCTGCCGCGTGCGGTGCGCGAGCGCATCGAGACGCTGGCCGGTGCCCGCGTGACCGCCGAGATGTCGGCCACCAGCGGGTTCTCGCCCGGGTTCTGCGCGGTCCTGGAGCTCACCGACGGTCGCGCCGTCTTCGTGAAGGCCGTCTCGGCGGACCAGAACCCGCACTCGCCGGACCTCGCGCGGGCCGAGATCCGCGCCGCGCGTGCGCTGCCCCCCGAGGTGCCCGCGCCCGCGCTGCGCTGGTGGGACGACGACGGCCACTGGGTCCTGCTCGGCTTCGACGCGGTGCACGGACGGTCCCCGGAGCTGCCGTGGCGCTCGGACGACCTCGCGCTGGTGCTCCGCGCGCTCGACGACCTGGCGCGCTGCACCCCCGCGCCCGGCCACGACCTGCCGCGGGCCGACGACCTGCTGGCCGAGGACTTCACGGGGTGGCGCTCGATGCTGCGCGGCACGCCGCAGCAGCGCGAGCACGTGGCCGAGCTGCTCGAGGAGCCGGGCCGCTGGGCGCTGGACCACCTGGACGAGCTGGTCGCGTGGGAGCAGGACGCCCTGCGGGTGTGCGCCGGCGACTCCCTGGTGCACGGGGACCTGCGGGCGGACAACCTCATGATCGAGGACGGCCACGACCGCGTGTGGCTCATCGACTGGCCCCACGCGTGCGTCGGGGCACCGTGGATCGACCTCGCGTTCATGCTGCCGAGCGTCATGCTCCAGGGCGGTGCCGGTAGCGACCCGGCCGCGCTCTTCGCCAGCAGCGAGGCGGCTCAGGGTGTGGGCGCCGACGACCTGCGGTCGGCACTGGCCGGACTGGCCGGGTACTTCGCCTGGTCGTCCGCACAGCCGTCGCCGACCGGCATCCCCAACCTGCGCGCCTTCCAGGCCGCGCAGGCGGGTGCCACGCTGCGCTGGCTGCGCGACCTGAGCTGA
- a CDS encoding cysteine desulfurase family protein produces MSAPRTRAVYLDHAATTSMRPAALAALTAGLARTGNPSSLHTAGRAARRTVEEAREQVAASLGARPSEVVWTAGGTEADNLAVKGLFWARRTQDPSRRRVVVSAVEHHAVLDPAFWLAEHAGAELALLPVDGEGRVDLDALRAELEEHGDAVALVSVMWANNEVGTLQPLEQVVGLAHRYGVPVHADAVQAVGQVPVDLRASGVDALTVSGHKVGGPGATGALLARRGLDLTPVLHGGGQERGVRSGTLDPALLAAFAAAVDEAVTTREDHAARVGALRDDLVRRVLAAVPGATLRGPADASHRLPGNAHLTFAGCEGDSLLYLLDAAGVEASTGSACQAGVPRPSHVLLAMGVGEDDARGALRFSFGATSTADDVDAVVDVLPGAVERARAAGLSMAVGA; encoded by the coding sequence GTGAGTGCACCCCGCACCCGCGCGGTCTACCTCGACCACGCGGCGACCACCTCGATGCGCCCCGCGGCGCTCGCCGCCCTGACGGCCGGGCTCGCGCGCACCGGCAACCCCTCGTCGCTGCACACGGCGGGGCGGGCGGCGCGCCGGACCGTCGAGGAGGCCCGCGAGCAGGTCGCGGCGTCCCTGGGCGCACGGCCGAGCGAGGTGGTGTGGACCGCGGGCGGCACCGAGGCCGACAACCTGGCGGTCAAGGGGCTGTTCTGGGCGCGGCGCACGCAGGACCCGTCGCGCCGGCGCGTCGTGGTGTCCGCGGTCGAGCACCACGCGGTCCTCGACCCCGCCTTCTGGCTCGCCGAGCACGCCGGCGCGGAGCTCGCGCTGCTGCCCGTGGACGGCGAGGGTCGCGTGGACCTCGACGCGCTGCGCGCCGAGCTCGAGGAGCACGGGGACGCGGTGGCGCTCGTCTCGGTGATGTGGGCCAACAACGAGGTGGGCACGCTGCAGCCGCTGGAGCAGGTCGTCGGCCTCGCGCACCGGTACGGCGTCCCCGTGCACGCGGACGCGGTGCAGGCGGTCGGGCAGGTCCCGGTCGACCTGCGCGCGTCCGGGGTCGACGCGCTGACGGTGAGCGGTCACAAGGTCGGCGGGCCCGGCGCCACCGGCGCCCTGCTGGCGCGCCGCGGTCTCGACCTCACCCCCGTGCTGCACGGGGGCGGGCAGGAGCGCGGCGTGCGGTCCGGCACGCTCGACCCCGCGCTGCTGGCGGCGTTCGCGGCCGCGGTGGACGAGGCGGTGACGACGCGCGAGGACCACGCCGCGCGCGTCGGGGCGCTGCGCGACGACCTGGTGCGGCGCGTGCTGGCGGCCGTCCCCGGCGCGACGCTGCGTGGCCCTGCCGACGCCTCTCACCGCCTGCCCGGCAACGCCCACCTGACGTTCGCGGGCTGCGAGGGCGACTCCCTGCTGTACCTGCTCGACGCGGCGGGGGTCGAGGCGTCCACGGGCTCCGCGTGCCAGGCCGGCGTGCCGCGGCCGTCGCACGTGCTGCTCGCGATGGGCGTCGGCGAGGACGACGCGCGCGGTGCGCTGCGGTTCTCGTTCGGCGCCACCTCGACGGCCGACGACGTCGACGCCGTGGTCGACGTGCTGCCCGGCGCGGTCGAGCGGGCGCGGGCCGCGGGGCTGTCGATGGCGGTGGGGGCCTGA
- the mnmA gene encoding tRNA 2-thiouridine(34) synthase MnmA yields the protein MRVLAAMSGGVDSAVAAARAVDAGHDVVGVHMALSRTPAQERTGSRGCCSIEDASDARRAADVLGIPYYVWDMSERFEATVVADFLSEYAAGRTPNPCVRCNEHVKFAALLDKAVALGFDAVCTGHYARVVEGADGVRELHRAADAAKDQSYVLAVMGPERLARAVFPLGDVTSKAEVRAEAVARGLSVAAKPDSYDICFVADGDTQGFLRRALGEQPGDIVDEDGAVVGTHDGAYAYTVGQRRGLSLGRPAPDGRPRYVLAVEPVRRRVVVGPAEHLDVAHVRGDAAVWFGAVPSAGTSCTVQVRAHGADVPARVLAADAASVTVDVADGGVRGVAPGQSLVLYDGSRVLGQATVAGTRTAADLAGAASDGAA from the coding sequence ATGCGCGTGCTGGCGGCCATGTCCGGCGGTGTGGACTCCGCGGTGGCGGCGGCCCGCGCCGTCGACGCGGGCCACGACGTGGTGGGCGTGCACATGGCGCTGTCGCGCACGCCCGCCCAGGAGCGCACCGGGTCGCGCGGCTGCTGCTCGATCGAGGACGCGTCCGACGCGCGCCGCGCCGCCGACGTGCTGGGCATCCCGTACTACGTCTGGGACATGTCCGAGCGCTTCGAGGCGACGGTCGTGGCGGACTTCCTGTCCGAGTACGCGGCGGGGCGCACCCCCAACCCGTGCGTGCGGTGCAACGAGCACGTGAAGTTCGCGGCGCTGCTGGACAAGGCGGTCGCGCTCGGCTTCGACGCCGTGTGCACCGGCCACTACGCGCGGGTGGTCGAGGGCGCCGACGGCGTCCGCGAGCTGCACCGCGCCGCCGACGCGGCCAAGGACCAGTCCTACGTGCTGGCCGTCATGGGCCCCGAGCGGCTGGCGCGCGCGGTGTTCCCGCTGGGGGACGTCACGTCGAAGGCCGAGGTGCGCGCCGAGGCCGTCGCGCGGGGCCTGTCGGTCGCCGCCAAGCCCGACTCGTACGACATCTGCTTCGTCGCCGACGGGGACACCCAGGGCTTCCTGCGCCGCGCGCTCGGGGAGCAGCCCGGCGACATCGTCGACGAGGACGGTGCCGTGGTGGGGACGCACGACGGCGCCTACGCCTACACGGTGGGGCAGCGGCGTGGTCTGTCGCTGGGCCGCCCCGCGCCCGACGGCCGGCCGCGGTACGTGCTCGCGGTCGAGCCGGTCCGGCGCCGCGTCGTCGTCGGGCCCGCGGAGCACCTCGACGTCGCGCACGTCCGCGGGGACGCCGCGGTCTGGTTCGGTGCCGTCCCGTCGGCGGGAACGTCGTGCACCGTCCAGGTGCGCGCGCACGGCGCCGACGTCCCGGCGCGGGTGCTCGCCGCCGACGCGGCGTCCGTGACCGTCGACGTCGCCGACGGGGGCGTCCGCGGGGTCGCCCCGGGGCAGTCCCTCGTGCTGTACGACGGTTCCCGGGTGCTGGGGCAGGCCACCGTGGCCGGGACGCGCACCGCCGCCGACCTGGCCGGTGCGGCATCGGACGGCGCCGCGTGA
- a CDS encoding uroporphyrinogen decarboxylase/cobalamine-independent methonine synthase family protein: MTAVSGVGPWPGTDALEAATTVVGDLGDTPAEVVGLPFAVLLPARGPWGDATGAAVALLADLPAELGPHGWKLADRPGRDLARARALAREDLDALAVAAHGWPGGLVLPVLGPFTLAAEVYLARGDRILSDPGAVRDTVASAAEGIAARVADVRRVLPGADVRVLLREPLLAAVLAGVVPTFSGRAPLRRVPLPVVADGLTAVADTVRAAGASAVVVHPGASWSALGAIRASEADGAALAVADLGERGWEEVAGLVESGRSLWAELPAQRSSQCAGPDVVGQADALTRPWRGVGLPAAALRDVVLLAGAPPERATPDDARGALAGLVRAASIVAERAES; encoded by the coding sequence GTGACCGCGGTCAGCGGCGTCGGGCCGTGGCCCGGCACGGACGCGCTCGAGGCCGCGACCACGGTCGTCGGCGACCTGGGGGACACCCCGGCCGAGGTGGTGGGTCTGCCGTTCGCCGTGCTGCTGCCGGCGCGCGGGCCCTGGGGCGACGCGACCGGTGCGGCCGTCGCGCTGCTCGCGGACCTGCCCGCCGAGCTCGGACCGCACGGCTGGAAGCTCGCCGACCGGCCGGGCCGCGACCTGGCGCGCGCCCGCGCCCTGGCGCGGGAGGACCTCGACGCGCTCGCGGTGGCCGCCCACGGCTGGCCCGGCGGGCTCGTGCTGCCGGTGCTCGGGCCGTTCACGCTGGCCGCCGAGGTGTACCTGGCCCGCGGGGACCGCATCCTGTCCGACCCCGGGGCGGTGCGGGACACCGTCGCGTCGGCCGCGGAGGGCATCGCCGCCCGCGTCGCGGACGTGCGGCGCGTCCTGCCCGGCGCGGACGTGCGGGTGCTGCTGCGCGAGCCGCTGCTCGCGGCCGTGCTCGCGGGCGTGGTGCCGACGTTCAGCGGGCGGGCCCCGCTGCGGCGCGTCCCGCTCCCGGTGGTCGCCGACGGTCTGACCGCCGTCGCGGACACCGTGCGCGCCGCGGGTGCCTCCGCCGTGGTGGTGCACCCCGGGGCGTCGTGGTCGGCGCTCGGCGCGATCCGCGCCTCCGAGGCGGACGGCGCGGCGCTGGCGGTCGCGGACCTCGGCGAGCGCGGCTGGGAGGAGGTCGCGGGTCTGGTCGAGTCGGGGCGGTCCCTGTGGGCCGAGCTGCCCGCCCAGCGGTCGTCGCAGTGCGCCGGGCCTGACGTCGTGGGGCAGGCGGACGCGCTGACGCGGCCCTGGCGGGGCGTCGGCCTGCCGGCGGCCGCGCTGCGGGACGTCGTCCTGCTGGCCGGCGCACCACCCGAGCGGGCCACGCCCGACGACGCACGCGGTGCGCTCGCCGGCCTCGTGCGCGCCGCGAGCATCGTCGCCGAGAGAGCAGAGTCGTGA
- a CDS encoding DUF4352 domain-containing protein — protein MSGPAAPPDLRARARRSGSKVARRVLDQPLRRIGLGGALVLLAATAGFGGLEEQTQDGPEVLTVGTPVDVAPFELTVHRVVWTTDLPGQYLSDDGNRWVGVVATVRNTSDAGLLGTTLQEALVLADVDGLVGRPAGAATRATSVAVLEDGSSLSPVQPGLTYEAAFLFEQDGAAAPPTTASVLLQQHTWRRGSLDPTLAWWDPAPAVRGELAVREAVSDAEQEGEA, from the coding sequence GTGTCCGGTCCCGCCGCCCCGCCCGACCTGCGCGCACGTGCCCGGCGCAGCGGCAGCAAGGTCGCTCGGCGCGTGCTCGACCAGCCGCTGCGGCGCATCGGTCTGGGCGGTGCCCTCGTGCTGCTCGCGGCGACGGCCGGCTTCGGTGGCCTGGAGGAGCAGACGCAGGACGGCCCCGAGGTGCTCACCGTCGGGACGCCGGTCGACGTCGCACCGTTCGAGCTGACCGTGCACCGCGTCGTGTGGACCACCGACCTGCCCGGCCAGTACCTGTCGGACGACGGCAACCGGTGGGTGGGCGTCGTCGCGACCGTGCGCAACACGAGCGACGCGGGCCTCCTGGGTACCACGCTGCAGGAGGCGCTGGTGCTCGCCGACGTCGACGGCCTGGTCGGACGTCCCGCAGGCGCCGCCACGCGGGCGACGTCCGTCGCGGTGCTCGAGGACGGCTCGTCGCTCAGCCCGGTGCAGCCGGGGCTGACGTACGAGGCCGCCTTCCTGTTCGAGCAGGACGGGGCCGCCGCACCCCCGACGACCGCGTCCGTCCTGCTGCAGCAGCACACGTGGCGCCGCGGCAGCCTCGACCCGACGCTCGCCTGGTGGGATCCCGCACCGGCCGTCCGCGGCGAGCTCGCCGTGCGTGAGGCCGTGTCCGACGCGGAGCAGGAGGGCGAGGCATGA
- a CDS encoding TetR/AcrR family transcriptional regulator translates to MTSARGTYHHGDLRAALIDAGVDLARETGAAAVVLREVTRRAGVTPRAAYRHFADRDALLRAVARVALGRMARTVEEGLAGAADGAAALTAVGEGYIRFALDEPGLFDVGLFAMEDMAEVDAPEAGGGAGRSPYHQLHDALARLVAEGRLAPGSVDGAALTCWSGVHGYATLAALGPLRSLPRSERDAAASVVVAGLVRAVASGRPGGDGAPTAP, encoded by the coding sequence GTGACGAGCGCAAGAGGTACGTACCACCACGGTGACCTCCGGGCCGCGCTGATCGACGCGGGCGTGGACCTCGCCCGCGAGACGGGCGCAGCCGCCGTCGTGCTGCGCGAGGTCACCCGCCGCGCGGGCGTCACGCCGCGGGCCGCGTACCGCCACTTCGCCGACCGCGACGCCCTGCTGCGCGCCGTGGCGCGCGTGGCGCTCGGCCGCATGGCACGCACCGTCGAGGAGGGGCTCGCCGGCGCCGCCGACGGCGCCGCCGCCCTGACGGCCGTCGGCGAGGGGTACATCCGGTTCGCCCTCGACGAACCGGGGCTGTTCGACGTCGGGCTCTTCGCGATGGAGGACATGGCCGAGGTCGACGCACCGGAGGCCGGCGGCGGCGCCGGTCGCTCGCCGTACCACCAGCTGCACGACGCCCTCGCGCGGCTCGTCGCCGAGGGGCGGCTCGCCCCGGGGTCCGTCGACGGCGCCGCACTCACCTGCTGGTCCGGCGTCCACGGGTACGCGACGCTCGCGGCGCTGGGTCCGCTGCGTTCCCTGCCCCGCTCGGAGCGCGACGCGGCGGCGTCCGTCGTGGTCGCGGGCCTCGTGCGCGCCGTCGCGAGCGGACGCCCCGGCGGCGACGGAGCACCGACGGCTCCCTGA
- a CDS encoding alpha/beta fold hydrolase, with protein sequence MAADVRALDVPGARLTYEVRGTGPLLLLMGSPMGAAYFADVADALAGRRTVVTHDPRGIARSTVDDPAQDSTPELRAADVAALLDALGAPVADVLGSSGGAVTALALAQQHPGRVRTLVAHEPPLLGLLPDAATHHARTELVVQTFHEHGVAAAWGAFAGAAGWEDDAEGPPVVDDDEGFARDSARFFAHELRGTTTWLPDVAALRAGAQRVVVGVGEESAALETAATSAALAGLLGVDVTPFPGEHGGFMEQPAAFAERLVAVLDD encoded by the coding sequence GTGGCCGCCGACGTGCGCGCGCTGGACGTGCCCGGCGCCCGCCTCACCTACGAGGTCCGGGGCACCGGGCCGCTGCTCCTGCTCATGGGGTCGCCCATGGGTGCGGCGTACTTCGCCGACGTCGCCGATGCCCTCGCCGGCAGGCGCACCGTCGTCACCCACGACCCGCGCGGCATCGCCCGCAGCACCGTGGACGACCCGGCGCAGGACTCGACCCCCGAGCTGCGCGCCGCCGACGTCGCGGCCCTGCTCGACGCGCTCGGCGCCCCGGTGGCCGACGTCCTCGGGTCCAGTGGCGGTGCGGTGACCGCTCTCGCGCTCGCCCAGCAGCACCCCGGACGCGTCCGCACGCTCGTCGCGCACGAGCCGCCGCTGCTCGGCCTCCTGCCCGACGCGGCGACGCACCACGCCCGCACGGAGCTGGTCGTCCAGACGTTCCACGAGCACGGAGTCGCCGCGGCGTGGGGTGCCTTCGCCGGCGCGGCGGGCTGGGAGGACGACGCCGAGGGGCCGCCCGTGGTGGACGACGACGAGGGGTTCGCGCGGGACAGCGCGCGCTTCTTCGCCCACGAGCTGCGCGGCACGACCACGTGGCTGCCCGACGTCGCCGCGCTGCGCGCCGGCGCGCAGCGGGTCGTGGTGGGCGTCGGGGAGGAGTCGGCCGCGCTCGAGACGGCCGCCACCTCGGCCGCGCTCGCAGGGCTGCTCGGCGTGGACGTCACGCCCTTCCCCGGCGAGCACGGCGGGTTCATGGAGCAGCCGGCGGCGTTCGCGGAGCGGCTCGTCGCGGTCCTGGACGACTGA